The Thermogemmatispora onikobensis genome includes a window with the following:
- the rplK gene encoding 50S ribosomal protein L11, protein MAKRVKAVIRLELPAGEAKPAPPVGTVLGSQGINIVAFCKEYNARTESQRGMIIPAEVTIYEDRSFTFVTRTPPTAFLLKQAAGIEKGSGTPGRAKVGTIDRAKLREIAQLKMKDLNVYDIEAAERIVEGTARSMGITIV, encoded by the coding sequence ATGGCAAAACGTGTTAAGGCTGTGATCAGGCTAGAGTTGCCTGCCGGTGAGGCTAAGCCCGCGCCTCCGGTCGGTACGGTGCTTGGCTCACAGGGCATTAATATTGTGGCCTTCTGTAAGGAGTATAATGCCCGTACGGAAAGCCAGCGCGGGATGATCATCCCCGCCGAAGTCACGATCTACGAGGATCGCTCTTTTACGTTTGTTACGCGCACGCCCCCAACGGCCTTCTTGCTGAAGCAGGCAGCGGGAATCGAAAAAGGGTCTGGTACCCCTGGCAGAGCAAAGGTCGGGACGATCGACCGCGCCAAGCTGCGTGAGATTGCTCAGCTGAAGATGAAAGACCTCAATGTCTACGATATCGAGGCCGCTGAGCGTATCGTTGAGGGGACGGCCCGCAGTATGGG
- the nusG gene encoding transcription termination/antitermination protein NusG, translated as MAGQEDAAAVGEPGLAGNKQEGNTMVADDPNPKERAGSETRHSTALSKSGSSGAGERAWYAIHTYSGYENKVKSHLEARIASMNMRDKIFRVVVPMEEEVEIKQGQRRTVQRKVFPGYVLVEMILTEESWYVVRNTPGVTSFVGSGTRPVPLQEHEVRAILKQVSEEAEKPKTKVSFTKGQSVRVIDGPFTDFIGTVSDINMDRNKVTVLVSFFGRETPVVLDFLQVEKI; from the coding sequence GTGGCCGGCCAAGAAGATGCCGCTGCGGTGGGGGAACCAGGTTTAGCGGGCAATAAGCAAGAGGGAAATACCATGGTTGCTGATGACCCAAATCCCAAAGAACGGGCTGGCTCGGAAACGCGGCACAGCACCGCGCTGTCGAAGTCAGGTAGCTCTGGTGCTGGAGAGCGTGCCTGGTACGCGATCCACACCTACTCCGGCTACGAAAATAAGGTCAAGAGCCATCTCGAAGCGCGCATTGCCTCGATGAACATGCGCGATAAGATCTTTCGGGTCGTCGTGCCAATGGAAGAAGAGGTCGAGATTAAGCAGGGGCAGAGGCGGACGGTACAGCGCAAGGTCTTCCCTGGCTATGTACTGGTCGAGATGATCTTGACCGAGGAGTCGTGGTATGTGGTGCGCAACACCCCGGGGGTCACCAGCTTTGTCGGGTCGGGGACGCGCCCGGTGCCTCTTCAGGAGCATGAGGTCAGGGCAATCCTGAAGCAGGTTTCTGAAGAAGCTGAGAAGCCGAAGACAAAGGTCAGCTTCACGAAAGGTCAGAGCGTGCGTGTCATCGACGGCCCCTTCACCGATTTCATTGGGACCGTCAGTGACATCAATATGGATCGCAACAAAGTCACGGTTCTCGTCTCCTTCTTTGGGAGGGAGACGCCGGTGGTCCTGGATTTTCTCCAGGTCGAGAAGATTTAA
- the secE gene encoding preprotein translocase subunit SecE, producing MTQRREGRQEVRREQKPSVFARLLQMRLFRFPYEAYYELRYKVTWPTFEEARNMTIAVIALALALGIVLGLVDIGLFQLFRLITGTAR from the coding sequence ATGACGCAGCGACGCGAGGGCCGTCAGGAGGTACGCCGCGAACAGAAACCATCTGTTTTTGCTCGCTTGCTCCAGATGAGGCTGTTCCGCTTCCCCTATGAGGCCTATTACGAGCTGCGCTATAAGGTCACCTGGCCAACGTTCGAGGAGGCGCGCAATATGACGATCGCTGTGATTGCGCTCGCCCTCGCCCTCGGTATCGTCCTCGGGTTGGTCGATATTGGCCTCTTCCAGCTGTTCCGCCTGATCACTGGTACCGCCAGGTAG